One Rhodothermaceae bacterium genomic window carries:
- a CDS encoding arylsulfatase encodes MQRPLKATFSTISFLILSIQLSGYQPADTSSQSNAVISASVSEHISKQTAQEQPPNFIVILADDLGYGDLGAYGQKKIHTPRLDQMAAEGMRFTSFYAGHTVCAPSRVALLTGVDMAHSHTRSNAGPGLQETDLTVAEVLKEADYSTGIFGKWGFGTPENGAPDQQGFDEFLGYLGHVHAHSYYTDHLFSIQNGKTEQVPVDTTQYTPDLFTEAGLDFITRHKDHPFLLYLPYPLVHAELLVPSESMRPYLDSTGQSLLMPEKPFPCCGVIGTYRGQKQPHAAFAGMVSRLDRDVGRILDHIRDLELDDNTIVFFTSDNGPHIEGGADPGFFESNGPLRGLKRDLYEGGIRVPAIAWGPGIIPGGIVSDHPWGSWDIPATLADFADTSGPSTNGISMQNLLRDEGPVAQHEYFYWEFNNGWGGHYVQAIRQKDWKLLRFAEPERTWFELYNLRTDIGEFNDLAPNYPEMVTRLSNLIDKVRVNP; translated from the coding sequence ATGCAACGTCCACTGAAGGCCACTTTCTCGACAATCTCGTTCCTGATATTGAGCATACAGCTGTCCGGTTACCAACCTGCAGATACCTCCAGTCAATCAAATGCCGTGATTAGTGCATCTGTTTCCGAGCACATCTCCAAACAAACAGCGCAAGAGCAGCCGCCAAACTTTATTGTGATACTGGCAGACGATCTTGGTTACGGTGATTTGGGGGCCTATGGTCAAAAGAAAATTCATACGCCAAGACTTGACCAAATGGCCGCGGAGGGAATGAGGTTCACGAGCTTTTATGCCGGACATACCGTCTGTGCACCATCCCGTGTAGCCCTCCTGACAGGTGTAGACATGGCGCATTCACATACACGATCCAATGCCGGACCCGGGCTTCAAGAAACAGACTTAACTGTGGCTGAAGTACTGAAGGAAGCAGATTACTCCACGGGAATCTTTGGTAAGTGGGGATTTGGAACACCGGAAAACGGCGCACCCGACCAGCAGGGATTTGATGAATTTCTGGGGTACCTGGGGCATGTTCACGCACACTCATACTATACAGATCACCTGTTCAGTATTCAGAACGGCAAAACAGAACAAGTACCTGTTGATACGACACAGTATACACCGGATCTATTTACGGAAGCGGGACTAGATTTCATTACACGTCACAAGGATCATCCATTCCTGTTATACCTCCCTTATCCGCTGGTGCATGCGGAACTTTTGGTGCCGTCGGAGTCCATGAGACCCTATCTGGATAGTACGGGACAAAGTCTCCTAATGCCAGAAAAACCATTTCCCTGTTGTGGCGTCATTGGCACCTATCGTGGACAGAAGCAACCTCATGCAGCATTTGCAGGTATGGTTTCCAGACTTGATAGAGATGTTGGCCGGATACTGGATCATATCCGCGATCTTGAATTGGATGACAACACGATCGTGTTTTTCACCAGTGACAATGGTCCACATATTGAAGGCGGAGCTGATCCCGGTTTCTTTGAAAGCAATGGTCCTCTGCGCGGGCTAAAACGTGATTTATACGAAGGCGGTATCCGAGTACCTGCGATTGCCTGGGGCCCCGGAATCATCCCAGGAGGCATTGTGAGCGACCATCCTTGGGGTAGCTGGGATATCCCTGCTACGCTTGCAGATTTTGCAGATACATCTGGACCATCTACTAATGGAATTTCGATGCAAAATCTGCTGCGCGACGAGGGACCAGTCGCCCAGCACGAATATTTTTACTGGGAATTCAACAACGGTTGGGGTGGGCATTATGTACAGGCTATCCGCCAAAAAGATTGGAAACTACTACGTTTTGCTGAGCCCGAACGGACCTGGTTTGAGCTATACAATCTGCGTACAGATATCGGGGAATTCAATGACCTTGCCCCAAACTATCCAGAGATGGTTACGAGATTGAGTAATCTGATAGACAAGGTTCGTGTGAATCCATGA
- a CDS encoding ferredoxin--NADP reductase: MIHGFHKLTVAAVREEIPGLARSVVFDVPSTLASTFRWQAGQHVTFQFQIKGEEVRRTYSISEAPLQNAALRVTVKRVQNGLVSNYINDNIVPGNVINVAPPFGSFCLKPNVRARRTYYFFAAGSGITPIYAMIRTLLATEPYSVAYLVYGNADARSTIFCTALTELEAASEGRLVVRNVLSRMSFWSFETCWRRGRIGAAAVAQFIAEHPPEAQDTQYFICGPGGMNATVQTALRNIDVPDNRIRLESYGGASAKMDLSVDGCESAARITLNGQTLQVSVKARQTLLEAIRAAGGEPPYSCQSGVCGSCRARITRGTVHMRSRMALEDKEIAGGAILTCQAVPTTPEVVLSFD, translated from the coding sequence GTGATTCATGGATTTCACAAGCTGACCGTTGCCGCGGTACGGGAGGAGATCCCGGGACTCGCCCGGAGTGTGGTATTTGATGTTCCTTCCACACTGGCCAGTACGTTTCGCTGGCAAGCCGGTCAGCACGTAACGTTCCAGTTCCAAATAAAGGGCGAAGAGGTTCGGCGTACGTATTCGATCTCTGAAGCCCCGCTCCAGAACGCTGCACTGCGCGTCACGGTTAAGCGTGTGCAGAACGGACTCGTATCCAATTACATCAACGACAATATTGTGCCAGGCAATGTGATCAATGTAGCTCCGCCCTTTGGTAGTTTTTGCCTCAAGCCAAACGTGCGGGCACGCCGGACCTACTACTTCTTTGCCGCAGGAAGCGGTATCACGCCAATCTATGCCATGATCCGAACGCTGCTGGCGACCGAGCCATATTCTGTTGCATACTTGGTGTACGGGAACGCTGATGCACGTTCAACAATTTTCTGCACGGCGCTGACTGAACTTGAGGCGGCTTCTGAGGGTCGTCTAGTTGTCCGCAACGTATTGTCACGCATGAGCTTCTGGTCATTCGAGACTTGTTGGAGGCGAGGCCGTATAGGTGCGGCTGCAGTAGCTCAGTTTATAGCCGAGCATCCGCCCGAAGCGCAGGACACGCAATATTTCATCTGCGGACCGGGAGGAATGAATGCAACAGTCCAGACAGCGCTCAGGAATATTGATGTACCCGACAACAGAATCCGGCTGGAGAGCTACGGTGGTGCCAGCGCGAAGATGGATCTCTCGGTCGACGGCTGTGAGTCCGCGGCCAGGATTACGCTCAACGGACAAACACTTCAAGTATCCGTCAAAGCGAGGCAGACGCTGCTTGAAGCCATTCGTGCCGCCGGAGGTGAGCCGCCGTACTCATGCCAGTCTGGCGTTTGTGGATCCTGCCGTGCCCGGATCACTCGGGGAACCGTACACATGCGATCCCGCATGGCGCTGGAAGACAAGGAGATTGCAGGTGGTGCAATCCTGACCTGTCAAGCAGTCCCCACCACGCCGGAGGTAGTCCTCTCTTTTGACTAA
- the rpoN gene encoding RNA polymerase factor sigma-54, protein MLNLSQELRLQQKLSPQQIQYIKLLQLPTLALEQRIQQELEANPLLEEGAPDEITSGSEEESTESSNEEEFDLEDLLPDVDDLYGYKARVDDHQEDREMPITSAESMTDYLRSQKGFLSLDRRDTLIAEQIIGSIDEDGYLRRELASIVDDITFNYREELSEKDVLRVLRRIQRLDPPGIAARSVQECLLIQLELMPEDTPGHAVAVRVITKLFAAFSRRQYGRIKERLNIDDITLKSAIDLIQSCNPKPGEGAITPQENYVTPDFLVRKADQSFVIQLNSGNFPSLSVSKPYREMMEKMFADKKSDSKKTPDAQTKQFLRSKLESAKWFIDAVQQRRKTMLSVMREIVSFQEAFFTYGEGYLRPLILKDIAERISMDISTISRVVSGKYVQCDFGVYELKYFFSEGVATDAGINVSNKEVKSIIAGMIEQEDKTNPLTDQEITAGLKEQGYRIARRTVSKYRMQLGMPVARLRREIVLT, encoded by the coding sequence ATGCTGAATCTGAGTCAAGAATTACGGCTGCAGCAAAAGCTGTCTCCTCAGCAGATCCAGTACATCAAATTATTGCAACTGCCAACACTTGCTTTGGAGCAGCGCATCCAGCAGGAACTGGAAGCGAACCCTCTTCTGGAAGAGGGTGCACCGGATGAAATCACATCGGGATCTGAGGAAGAGTCCACAGAAAGCAGTAATGAAGAAGAATTTGATCTGGAAGACTTGCTCCCGGATGTAGATGACCTGTATGGATACAAAGCCCGCGTAGACGATCATCAGGAAGACCGAGAGATGCCAATCACGTCCGCGGAATCCATGACAGATTACCTGCGCAGCCAAAAAGGATTTTTGAGTCTGGACCGGCGGGACACATTGATTGCAGAACAAATCATCGGATCCATAGACGAGGACGGTTACCTAAGACGAGAACTCGCTTCGATCGTCGATGATATTACGTTCAATTACCGGGAGGAACTCTCAGAAAAGGATGTCCTACGTGTCTTGCGTCGTATTCAGCGGCTTGACCCGCCTGGCATTGCAGCACGCAGCGTACAGGAATGTCTGCTCATCCAGTTGGAACTGATGCCAGAGGACACTCCCGGACATGCTGTTGCTGTTCGGGTGATCACCAAGCTGTTTGCCGCTTTTTCCCGAAGACAGTATGGGCGGATCAAAGAACGTCTGAATATTGACGATATCACTCTCAAATCTGCTATTGACCTGATCCAGTCCTGCAATCCGAAGCCTGGTGAGGGTGCAATCACGCCTCAGGAAAACTATGTAACACCTGATTTCCTGGTTCGGAAAGCGGATCAATCGTTTGTGATTCAGCTCAATTCCGGCAATTTCCCATCACTCTCAGTCTCCAAACCTTACCGGGAGATGATGGAGAAGATGTTTGCAGACAAGAAGTCGGATTCAAAAAAGACACCGGATGCCCAAACAAAACAATTCCTTCGGTCCAAGCTTGAGTCGGCAAAATGGTTTATTGATGCCGTGCAACAGCGCCGCAAAACCATGCTCTCGGTCATGCGCGAGATCGTCTCCTTCCAGGAAGCCTTCTTCACCTACGGGGAGGGGTATTTGCGCCCACTGATCCTCAAGGATATTGCTGAGCGAATCAGTATGGACATTTCCACGATCAGCCGCGTGGTGAGCGGCAAGTATGTCCAATGTGATTTTGGTGTCTATGAGCTCAAGTATTTTTTCTCTGAAGGAGTCGCGACAGACGCTGGCATCAACGTGTCGAACAAAGAAGTCAAGTCCATCATCGCAGGGATGATCGAGCAAGAGGACAAAACGAATCCATTGACAGACCAGGAAATCACAGCCGGCTTGAAGGAGCAGGGATACCGTATTGCACGACGTACAGTCTCCAAGTACCGAATGCAACTAGGGATGCCGGTCGCTCGGCTGCGAAGGGAGATTGTTTTAACCTGA
- a CDS encoding ATP phosphoribosyltransferase produces the protein MLQIALPNKGALASDTVELIQAAGYKCRRSGRELRIRDTDNQALFYFLRPRDIATYVSNGVLDLGIIGRDFLNEQQAGLEEILSLGFGTARLCYAGPRDRNLTPDQFDGLRIATSFSHLVSADLKKRKIQAEIVPLDGAVEVSIQLGVADIIADLVQTGRTLEDAGLSVIGEPILHTEAVLTGRTGTVEAKSAAGLFVRRIQGILLARTYVMIEYGCPRSSLERVCEITPGIESPTIAPLSKPDWIAVKALAKREEANQIMDDLERLGATGIVITDIRTCRI, from the coding sequence ATGTTGCAGATTGCACTACCTAATAAGGGAGCACTCGCCTCGGATACTGTAGAACTGATTCAGGCAGCCGGTTATAAATGCCGGCGCTCAGGCCGTGAGTTACGCATTCGAGATACGGACAATCAAGCCCTATTCTATTTCCTGCGCCCTCGTGATATTGCGACTTATGTGAGTAACGGGGTCCTTGACTTGGGTATCATTGGCCGGGATTTTCTGAATGAGCAGCAGGCTGGCCTGGAAGAAATTCTCTCTCTCGGATTCGGGACAGCGCGGCTGTGCTATGCAGGCCCGCGTGACCGCAACCTTACCCCGGACCAGTTTGATGGACTCCGCATCGCAACCTCGTTCAGTCACCTAGTTTCAGCTGATCTAAAAAAAAGAAAAATCCAAGCCGAGATCGTACCTCTCGACGGAGCTGTTGAAGTCTCCATTCAACTGGGTGTCGCGGATATTATTGCTGATCTTGTCCAGACCGGACGTACCCTGGAGGATGCTGGACTCTCTGTCATTGGCGAACCAATTCTACACACTGAGGCTGTATTGACTGGCCGCACCGGAACGGTTGAGGCCAAGTCAGCGGCAGGTCTGTTCGTGCGACGCATTCAGGGAATCCTCTTGGCCAGAACTTATGTGATGATCGAATATGGATGTCCCCGATCATCGCTCGAACGTGTGTGTGAGATCACCCCCGGCATTGAATCACCGACCATTGCTCCTCTGAGTAAACCAGACTGGATTGCAGTGAAAGCTTTGGCGAAACGTGAAGAAGCCAACCAGATTATGGACGATCTGGAGCGACTTGGTGCAACGGGGATTGTGATCACTGATATACGTACCTGTAGAATCTAA
- a CDS encoding aromatic ring-hydroxylating dioxygenase subunit alpha — protein sequence MHRLPVEAYTGQDWYEREQEIIFSRTWAYAGFVEDVAEPGAYTSIRAGLNELFIVMGRDRRLRAFHNVCRHRGTQLLRAVGKTEKAITCPYHDWTYDLEGNLLSVPDEQREFGQIDKACYGLKAASVDVWRGMLFVHPDPNAGSIMDWFGEIEPHLGPHDVNALVEYPNTRNTYEVKANWKIVVENYIDVYHLSHLHSGTLAMYDHAKAKYGFVGPHYAFWEPLAPDYAANIARNTPMPLILPPDQLGAWVPMLFPGIGLAENESSWSTFTITPLAPDLSRVENRTRVKKASIFAFAKQSARSAPFWRRSVSGKYKSGDHDDPMTSGDFTAEDVYACEQQQRALKSPYFEVGPAAQGESPVIQHQEVVLQYMEGRT from the coding sequence TTGCATCGTTTACCAGTCGAAGCCTATACCGGGCAGGACTGGTACGAACGCGAGCAGGAGATAATCTTCTCGCGCACATGGGCCTACGCCGGATTTGTAGAGGATGTGGCGGAGCCGGGTGCTTACACGTCTATTCGTGCCGGACTCAACGAACTATTCATCGTTATGGGCCGGGATCGACGACTCCGAGCATTCCATAACGTGTGCAGGCACCGCGGTACGCAACTCCTGCGAGCAGTGGGAAAGACCGAGAAGGCAATTACCTGCCCATACCACGACTGGACCTATGATCTAGAAGGAAACCTGCTGTCAGTACCCGATGAACAGCGAGAATTTGGTCAGATAGATAAAGCATGCTACGGCCTGAAGGCCGCCTCTGTTGATGTTTGGCGCGGAATGCTGTTTGTGCACCCTGATCCGAATGCCGGGTCGATTATGGACTGGTTTGGTGAAATTGAGCCGCACTTGGGACCACATGACGTAAATGCTCTGGTCGAATACCCAAACACACGGAACACCTACGAAGTCAAGGCCAACTGGAAGATCGTTGTTGAGAACTACATTGATGTATACCACTTGTCCCACCTTCATTCGGGGACCCTGGCCATGTATGATCATGCGAAGGCCAAGTATGGCTTCGTTGGTCCACACTACGCATTCTGGGAGCCCCTTGCGCCTGACTATGCAGCCAACATCGCACGCAATACACCGATGCCGCTAATCTTGCCTCCCGATCAATTGGGAGCATGGGTGCCTATGCTATTCCCGGGTATCGGATTGGCGGAGAATGAATCAAGCTGGTCAACCTTTACGATCACACCCCTGGCTCCTGACCTGTCCCGGGTTGAAAACCGGACACGAGTAAAGAAAGCGTCCATCTTTGCTTTCGCGAAGCAATCTGCTCGCTCGGCACCATTTTGGCGACGTTCGGTTTCGGGCAAATACAAATCCGGCGACCACGATGATCCGATGACCTCGGGCGACTTCACCGCGGAGGACGTGTACGCTTGCGAACAGCAGCAGCGTGCGCTGAAGAGCCCCTACTTTGAGGTCGGACCTGCAGCACAGGGCGAGAGCCCAGTAATACAGCATCAGGAAGTTGTGTTACAGTATATGGAGGGTCGTACGTGA
- a CDS encoding serine hydrolase, with protein sequence MLILIGGTVLSCNEPVTLQDKIETVISEYPNATVAVAIRDASTQTTLDILPDRPFHAASTMKVPVQIEAWRRVRDTGLSLDSTLEVKNSFRSIVDGTPYRIEEDSDDAIYERLGERMTISDLIYQMITVSSNLATNLLIDFLGAEPVQETVNSLGAPGMQVLRGVEDLKAFELGLSNSTTARALATLLEAIHQGKAVSPAADSNMVEVLLDQAFNEMIPAGLPSDVLVAHKTGQITRIHHDAAIIYPPNSPPYVLIILIEGLEDDADSAALGAGIARTTHAELRGE encoded by the coding sequence ATGCTGATCCTGATTGGCGGAACTGTACTCTCATGCAATGAGCCCGTTACGCTGCAGGACAAAATAGAGACTGTGATCAGCGAGTATCCTAATGCTACGGTCGCTGTAGCGATTCGGGATGCAAGCACACAAACCACTCTGGACATACTTCCCGACCGCCCTTTTCATGCTGCTAGCACGATGAAGGTACCGGTGCAGATTGAAGCATGGCGGAGAGTTCGGGACACTGGCCTTTCCCTGGACTCAACCCTTGAAGTAAAAAACTCTTTCCGCTCAATTGTGGATGGGACTCCCTACCGTATTGAGGAGGATTCGGACGATGCGATCTATGAACGGCTGGGAGAACGCATGACGATCTCGGACTTGATCTATCAAATGATTACTGTATCGTCCAATCTCGCTACGAATCTTCTGATTGACTTTTTGGGAGCAGAGCCTGTTCAGGAAACAGTCAATTCTCTGGGAGCTCCCGGTATGCAGGTACTTCGGGGAGTAGAAGATCTCAAAGCCTTTGAACTTGGTCTCAGCAACTCAACGACAGCCCGCGCTTTGGCAACCCTCTTAGAGGCCATCCACCAGGGAAAAGCAGTCAGCCCCGCGGCAGATAGCAACATGGTTGAGGTACTGCTGGACCAGGCATTCAATGAAATGATTCCCGCCGGACTCCCGTCCGACGTACTGGTTGCACACAAGACCGGGCAAATCACGCGTATTCATCACGATGCCGCCATCATCTACCCACCAAACTCCCCACCCTATGTTCTGATTATTCTGATTGAGGGATTAGAGGATGATGCCGACTCAGCTGCTCTGGGGGCAGGAATCGCACGCACGACGCACGCTGAATTGCGGGGCGAATAG
- a CDS encoding phosphoribosyl-ATP diphosphatase has translation MKRFEDLFQELKDKIDRQDTESGTVRAVHAGSHEIGKKILEEAGEVWMAANYETRERTAEEISQLLYHIQVMMLACDLSLEDIYRHL, from the coding sequence ATGAAGCGGTTCGAAGATCTTTTTCAGGAGTTGAAGGATAAAATAGATCGACAAGACACAGAATCTGGCACCGTCCGGGCGGTGCACGCAGGTTCCCACGAAATTGGAAAAAAGATTCTAGAAGAAGCTGGGGAGGTCTGGATGGCGGCCAACTACGAAACCCGAGAACGCACCGCAGAAGAAATCTCTCAACTGCTCTACCATATTCAGGTGATGATGCTCGCCTGTGACCTGTCTCTGGAAGATATCTACCGTCACCTCTAA
- the ruvB gene encoding Holliday junction branch migration DNA helicase RuvB gives MGRLIPDDLRPGEYREHTVTVVGACGAEHTSHVYASGRGPTIRLSTDCGQHIEGTPRHPLLAETQGYLTWRSLASIKVGDGVLVCPKSLPTARKGLGLTGRDIDALEGFRTERPKITDKFEWSTVTRIESSEAETFDFVVPSSHSFIGNGFCNHNTTLGHIIAEEMGASITTSSGPVLDKPADLAGILTKLKEGDVLFIDEMHRLSPLVEEYLYSAMEDYYIDIVIDSGPNARSVKIPLPRFTMVGATTRKGLLTAPLRSRFGIDFRYDYYSAELLQAILIRSANILNVSIEKEGAWEIARRSRGTPRIANRLLRRARDFAQVEGDGRISLKTADRALTALDVDKEGLDEMDTRILLSLIDKFNGGPAGLSTLSVSVGEESGTIEEVYEPYLIQEGYMQRTSRGRIATKRAYQHLNRKIPGEMPMLFDDQNAEPSE, from the coding sequence ATGGGCCGTCTGATTCCAGATGACCTGAGACCTGGTGAATACAGGGAGCATACCGTGACCGTTGTGGGGGCATGTGGAGCCGAGCATACGTCGCATGTGTATGCGAGTGGGCGTGGGCCCACGATCCGCCTCAGTACGGACTGTGGTCAGCATATAGAAGGCACACCAAGACATCCACTACTGGCAGAAACGCAAGGGTATTTGACTTGGCGATCTCTCGCATCCATTAAGGTGGGGGACGGTGTTTTGGTGTGTCCAAAGAGTTTGCCTACGGCCCGGAAGGGCCTTGGTCTGACGGGTAGAGATATAGATGCTCTGGAGGGGTTCCGTACAGAAAGACCAAAAATAACGGACAAGTTTGAGTGGTCTACGGTCACTCGGATTGAGTCATCTGAGGCGGAAACATTCGATTTTGTCGTTCCCAGCTCACATTCATTTATCGGGAACGGATTCTGTAACCACAACACAACGCTTGGCCATATTATTGCAGAGGAAATGGGGGCCTCAATCACGACTTCATCCGGCCCCGTACTTGATAAGCCGGCGGATCTGGCAGGAATTCTTACGAAATTGAAAGAAGGCGACGTTCTGTTCATTGACGAAATGCATCGGCTGTCCCCATTGGTCGAAGAATACCTCTATTCGGCCATGGAAGATTATTACATCGATATTGTCATTGACAGTGGCCCCAATGCCCGAAGCGTAAAGATTCCACTACCCAGGTTTACAATGGTTGGAGCAACCACGCGAAAAGGATTATTGACGGCTCCCTTGCGAAGTCGGTTCGGGATAGATTTTCGATATGATTATTATAGTGCCGAACTGCTCCAAGCGATCCTGATACGCTCCGCGAACATCTTGAACGTCTCAATCGAAAAGGAGGGAGCATGGGAAATTGCCCGCCGAAGCCGGGGGACCCCGCGTATTGCAAACCGCCTCCTGCGTCGTGCACGGGACTTTGCGCAAGTCGAAGGAGATGGTCGTATAAGCCTTAAAACAGCTGACCGGGCACTCACCGCACTGGATGTAGACAAAGAAGGACTCGACGAAATGGACACACGTATTCTTCTGAGTCTGATTGATAAATTTAATGGGGGACCTGCCGGACTTTCGACTCTGTCCGTATCGGTGGGTGAAGAATCAGGTACCATCGAAGAAGTCTACGAGCCCTACCTGATCCAGGAAGGATATATGCAGCGCACCTCTCGTGGACGTATTGCTACGAAACGGGCCTATCAGCACCTCAACCGAAAAATTCCTGGCGAAATGCCAATGCTTTTTGACGATCAAAACGCAGAACCTTCCGAATGA